ACAGGAGAGCCTGTTTACTATAATAAAAAGGATATCGGCAGTGATATTTTAACAATTTTGAGAGCCTCAAGCTCTCTTCCCTTCATTGCGCCAATGATTGATTACGAAGGCAGGAAGCTGCTTGACGGGGGGATTGTCGATTCGATTCCGATCAAAAAATCACAAGCAGACGGCAATGTCCGGAATGTGGTCATTTTAACCCGAAATGCTGGATACAGAAAGAAAAAGAGCAGCATGGAATGGATGGTCAGAAGATCATTCAGGGCATTTCCAATGCTTGCAGATGCCATGCTGAACCGCTATGAGCATTATAACCAGACGCTTGATTATATTGAGGAGCAGGAAAGGCTCGGCAATGTGTTTGTGATCCGTCCTACTAAAAAGCTCGAAGTTGACCGGATCGAAAGAAATCCGGTTAAACTTGAAAAGCTGTATGAGCAGGGTTTACAGGATGCAGAAGCATGTTTTGAAGCACTGCGTAAGTGGCAGGAGCCGCATCACGTCTTAACCTGAATAACCGCTTCAAACGTTTGAAGGAAGTTTCCTGGGGGAAAAGTACAATCATACTAAATAAAAGGTGTTGGTAAGAATGAACGTATTAATTGCAGGAGCTAACGGAAAAACAGGGAGACATATAATAGAACAAATTGCACGCGGAGGCGAGCATCGCGCCATCGCAATGGTGCGGGATCCAAAGCAGGAAAAAGAGCTAAAGAAGCTGGGTGCCCAAACCGTTGTCGGCGATCTTGAAGGAGATGTATCACATGCGGTTCATCTCGCTGATGCAGTCATTTTTGCAGCCGGATCAGGTTCAAAAACGGGACCTGATAAAACGATTTCAGTTGACCAGGAAGGGGCTAAAAACCTGATTGACGCAGCTAAGGAACATCGGATTCAGCATTTTGTCATGCTGAGTTCTATGGGGACAGATAATCCTTCAGCAGGTCCTGACTCAATGGAGCAGTATTTTAAGGCAAAGGCAATTGCAGATGAATATCTGCGCGGATCTGATCTCTCCTATACAATTGTGAGACCTGGTGCACTGACGGATGAAAGAGCAATAGGGAAGATTGAAGCGTCCCAAAAAATAGAGAACAAAGAAAACCGCAGCATTTCCCGTGAAGACGTGGCAGCAGTTTTGATTGCTTCACTTACTCATGAAGAAGTGAAAAACAAAACGTTTGAAATCCTCTCTGGTGAAACTGACATAGAGGAAGCATTAAAATTTATTTATTAAGACATGGACAAGCGGACTTCTCCTTAGTAAACTTGCATATATGAAAAGATTTGGGGGAAGTTCGTTCCATGGATAAACAATTGGCAAATGAGATGCTGGAATCTTTAAAGAATGGCGAAATGAATGAATATCATGTTCCAAAAGAAGTGTTCCTTACCTTTAGGACCGCTCTTGTTGAACGGGAGGATTTTAAGCATTTTCGCGGAATTGCCCAACAGGGCGGAAGTGTTGTATATAGGTATATGCAGGTTCCCCGGAGCTGAATTAGAAAAACGGCTGTCACTTGTGACAGCCGTTTTTCTTTTCCCGAATGGTTCAGACTTGTGATTCGTCTGGTAAGGCTTTGATCTTCTTTAATGCCTCTCTTCTCCATGATTTCACACTGGCCGCACTTACTTTTTCGCTCTCTGCAATTTCAGATGGCGTTTTCTTTTCAATGCAATAGCCAATCAGCCATTTCTGCTGCATCGGAGACAGGATATGACTATATGAGCGGACAATTTGCTCGTTTAACATTTCCTTAATAGGATCATCCTCCATCATCACATCGTTATGATGTTCACGAAGCTCCTCGTGTTCTTGCCTTCTGATTTGTTTGTTCATTTCATTAAGAAGCTGGCCTCTTATGCACTTATAAAGATAGGTGCTGAAGGTGCCTTTAGAATTGTCATAGGTTTTTGAAGCATTCCACAATGCGATAAGTCCAATTTGATGATATTCTTCCTGATTTTTTGTAATGTTCAAATGCTTAATGTGATAATAAATCATTTTTTGATACTGCTTTACAAGTTCTTCAAACCTTTTTTCTTCAATCATTTTCAAGTCTCCATTAAGGAGCGCTCCATTAAAGTATTCCGCGGTACGTTTATCATAAGAAAGGAATGTGAAATGGTAAAAGGAGAAAAGAACGTATTTCTCTATGGATAAAAGCTGCAAGTTTGCTGTTTATGCATGGGGAAATGTCCGCTATATTCTATTTCATTTTCTGAAAATGACGGATATGCCGTATTATTTTGAACATTGAATTGGTAATCCTTCCATTTTTTAAGCAATGATTCTGTTGAATAAAGCTGTTAGGCTATAACTTGTACTTCTAACAGACGAATCCGAATGAAAACTGGGAGGTTTACAAATGAAGAAAGCATTCTTTACTTTTACTATCATTTCTGCACTTACCTTTTCATTATTTGGGATTGAAAAAGCAGAGGCAGCAACAAAACACGAAGTTAAAACTGGTGATACTTTATGGCTGATCGGCAAAAAGTACGGAGTATCCATTAAAGAGATTCAATCCCTTAATCATAAAAGCGGTCAATTATTATATGTAGGCGAAAAATTACAGGTGCCTCAGTCGATTTCAGATGAAGATAAGGAT
The window above is part of the Metabacillus dongyingensis genome. Proteins encoded here:
- a CDS encoding sigma-70 family RNA polymerase sigma factor, producing the protein MIEEKRFEELVKQYQKMIYYHIKHLNITKNQEEYHQIGLIALWNASKTYDNSKGTFSTYLYKCIRGQLLNEMNKQIRRQEHEELREHHNDVMMEDDPIKEMLNEQIVRSYSHILSPMQQKWLIGYCIEKKTPSEIAESEKVSAASVKSWRREALKKIKALPDESQV
- a CDS encoding patatin-like phospholipase family protein → MVSSGLVLEGGGMRGVYTAGVLEYFMEKDFYFPYVIGVSAGACMGASYISRQKGRNKTVNINFANHKSYLSLGNFIRHKQLFGMDFIFDEIPNKLVPFNFDAFLKSDQTFLVGTTDCKTGEPVYYNKKDIGSDILTILRASSSLPFIAPMIDYEGRKLLDGGIVDSIPIKKSQADGNVRNVVILTRNAGYRKKKSSMEWMVRRSFRAFPMLADAMLNRYEHYNQTLDYIEEQERLGNVFVIRPTKKLEVDRIERNPVKLEKLYEQGLQDAEACFEALRKWQEPHHVLT
- a CDS encoding SDR family oxidoreductase; amino-acid sequence: MNVLIAGANGKTGRHIIEQIARGGEHRAIAMVRDPKQEKELKKLGAQTVVGDLEGDVSHAVHLADAVIFAAGSGSKTGPDKTISVDQEGAKNLIDAAKEHRIQHFVMLSSMGTDNPSAGPDSMEQYFKAKAIADEYLRGSDLSYTIVRPGALTDERAIGKIEASQKIENKENRSISREDVAAVLIASLTHEEVKNKTFEILSGETDIEEALKFIY